The following nucleotide sequence is from Plasmodium sp. gorilla clade G2 genome assembly, chromosome: 11.
TGACTATTGCATTGTTTGCATTTTCTATTGTCAAatctgaaaaaaaaaaaaaaaaaaaatattatatatatatatatatatatatatatgtaataataaaaaggtaataatattttttttttttttttattttaaattttatccttattataattataagatGTATTAAGTAGTTTGAaaacgaaaaaaataaatactttttataattatattaatataaattacttttgtttattattatacaacAATAATTTGTTGCTTCCGAAAGATCTGTTAAAACCTAAAAAGAAAGGAAAGGATTTAAAGAATACgcgatataaataaaatgtaaataaataaataaatatattatatatatatatatatatttttctttgtgTGTATGTATGAAgagaatattttaaatcatTGAATCATTTGATATGCGTCtttaaagaatattttaaaaaaagaaacacatgtacacatataaataaataaatatatatataatatatataataattgaataatatattactattatttacATCAGGTGTTGGTAATTTCTTTAACTTTTGTTCACACTTCTCACAAGgcatattaatttattttattttttataatactaaaaaatatgtatttatgacatatatttttattatttataattctaAGTTTGATacaaacaatataaatatcatttgtgataaaaaaaaaaaatatgtatatataattataatataaaaatatatttttttttttattttattttacattattttttcttaaataatgtttcttcatataaaaaagaaaaaaaaagaaataaaatgatacataaaaatatataaataaataaaataaaacaaactatatattaaaagtttAAGCGTAAAAATGATTTGTTcgatacattttatttttttgtataaaggtatatatagtagaaaaaaaaaaaaaaaaaacagaaaaaatagattaataataaatataacaagtttgttttattttattttatttaatataataatattattttattttttttttaattatgatatttattactattaaaatttacataagataatgttttttttgatatttataaatatgtatttatattgaaAATCGATAAATACTTttaaaccaaaaaaaaaaaaaaaaaaaaaaaaaaaaaaaaaaaataacataaaaataattaaacatattaaatatatttatttatatttatatttaaataatttaataagattatataaatcacTAATTAAACAAaaggttaaaaaaaaaaaaatatatatatatatatatataaactttcATGTCGGAATAAAATAGgtagtatattttattatttttatttaatcaaATAGGGGATTATAATTtacctaaaaaaaaaaagacaaaaaaaataaaaataaatataaataaataaaaataaataaatcatatattaaaatatatatatatatatatatatatatatatatatatatattatatttgtgttattacttttttcttcattgGTTCTTTTTCAAATAGATGTTTTCCCTTCGAttctacaaaaaaataaaataagtaataaaataaaataaaataaaacaaatgaacattataatatatatatatatatatatatatatatatatatgtatatatttattttttattaattctatTACCATTCATGTGACCCTGCTGCATATATGATGATGGACTATTTCCCATTTTTTGTCCTAGCATGCTTGTCTGTTTCATCATATTGGTGTTCATTGAGCTAGGTGACATATTTCGATTATGCATCATGGGATTGCGTTTactaaaatgaaaatatatatatatatatatatatatatatatatatatatatttatatttatatatatatatttatttattcatttatttttttaattaccTCATTGATGATGATCCCTCATTGAGATACATGTTCATATTTGCATTACTTCCTTGAGACATGTTAGGATTGTGTTTGGATGAGTGATTATATTGATTTGCATTTTTCAAACTTTTTTGATAATCCATTAGATCTTGCTCATAATTTGCATCAAATAAGTCTAGATTTATAGATGTAATATTAGGATCTTTTAGTAATACTTGGTTTgcttttttcaatatttctAATTGATTATTTAGATGTTCTCTTTCTTTTACTACATTTGGTGGTTCATTAAGAagatcatataatttttgttcACTATTTAAATCTGAATAGAGTTCGAATTGCATTTTTTCTTGTAATTTTCTAATTAAGAAATATCCTATCATTTTTGGAACGCTATCTCTTACATTTCTTAAAACAATATTAAAATAGCAATCAAGTCTACGTCTGATTTCTTGAATAAATTGAGCATTGtatcttgttttttttttttctttagtATTCCATATATTCATAACTGATTTTTGTGCTGAGGTAACAAATTTAGCTGCTTTTCcagttatattatattcttgaTCACTCAtaatatttgaataatatttacTACTAGTTGAAAGTAATGTATCTTGATTTGAGTTTGATATATTTGATTGTTGtcttttattttgatttctATGTTGTAATCCATAGTCATaactactactattattattatttgtgttATTATGATTTTCATTCTGTTCATCATCTGCTGCATTTATGATACTACCATGTTCAATTAAATAAGAAGCATCatttgtaaataaataatttgtttCTGCatcaatataattttctaaaattatttgtgtattttctttttctctcATTAATATTGTTTGAGATAATTCAAGAACTTGTTCAGATAATTTTGGAAATCGATTTAATACTCTGTTAGCAATTTTTTGAGATAAAATTTCTAATGTTTGACTAACTCTATCTAAACAATTAAAAACAGGtgcattaattttttttaaatgtggTAATATTAAGAATTCAAATGTATCAGGTGATGGAAATCCTGGTAAACTATCTCCTTCATGTAAACAAATAGCATCATCAATATCATTATCAGTTAATTCACTTGTAACATTTTTTCCTACATATTCATCTAAGAATTCATTAAATATAGTACGTACTTTAAGACCACataaaatatcattattttctataaaaaCTTGAActcttttatcatatttcCCTTTTAATGTATTTTTAAAGATTTCACAATAATCTGTAATCATAGACCATAAAAGttgtgttttttttgtagCATCTAAAGGTACATTAGTTCCTAGTTCATATAATTTGTCATTGATATATCTGattttatcattaatttCTACTTTTATATCTggtaaaaaattttttatatgtcttAATAAAACTTTTGTTAATTTATCTGTTAAAGAATTTGTTCCATATAAAGATGGtggtaattttttatatactggatgtttttgaaaaaattcTAATTCATCTTTTAAGGATTGACTTATAGTTTTcccttttttaatatcagCAGTTGATCTATTAACAACACCAGTATATCCTAATCttaaatttatttcatcatttaataaCATTTTACTTGCATCAGCACCTTTATCCATTAAATCTATTTTTGTGATAACACCAATGGTTCTTAAACCTTTAGGATCTACTTTTCTAGCTATTTGTAATGCATCACTAGTAGACATATCAGCATTTGCTGGTAAGACAGCTAATATAATTGTTCTTGGATCTTTTACATATCGAAGAGCCATATCTCTAGTTAATCTTTCTATATCATCTGTTTGATCAGAATTTTTTAAAGGTACTCTTGTTATACCTGGTAAATCTATTAAAGATAGATCTGGACATttaatagaatatatatttaatactaTAGGTTCATCTAttattcctttattttttccagCTAATTCATCTGTTAATCTATTTATTTGTTCCCTCACTTCATTAAAATCAGTATACTTTTTATTCTTCTCATTTTCAAATACAGCCCAATGTTTAATTTCACTATcttcttttatatgtattaatcgAAATTCAATAGGTCTCCTTGTTACAATCCCTTCTCCTCTTGGTAAGAAATCCATACCAACAATGGATTCTAAAACACTACTCTTACCACTGCTTTGAGTACCCACAACACATATTCGAggtaaatttatatatttttgcaaTCCAATATCTCTCAGCTCGTCGATGACATTGATTAGTTTTCTCAGGTTATTATACATTGACGTTTCCATgttattcaaaatattaaatatttacaaaaaaaaagaaaaaaaaaaaatatatatatataataaattataagtagaagatataataaacatacgAGGCAAATAAGATGTTCATATGCTAAACATAtgatcaatatatatatatattaatatatatatatatatatttatttatttgtttatacaCAAAGGATGtttaaaacatatacacCCTGCACTTACATACACATAAAAACAATGATagcattatataaatatatttaaatatatatatatatatgtgtgtttatttttttatttttttttttttatatctgtGCAATGGAACTGTTATATTAAATcatatacaaaaattataaaaaaaaaaataatacatataaatatatatacatatatcaaacatatattataataatatatatgttcataaatttttccaagaaaaataatattttcttttcaaatcatttataatacatatatataaataaataaaaaatatatatttatatatatatatatatatatatatatatatatacaattgaTCTttagatttatatttttatatttgtgcCTATTCTGTGCTCAtcgttaaaaaaaaatttttatgataaataggataataaataaaaaaaacaatcacaaacaatatatataataaatataaaaacaaaaaattattaaaaaagaaaagatatatatttttcacacATGTATAAAcctaaacatataaatataataatacctATTTTATGTGAATAATTTTtctgcttttttttttaaaaaagaaaaaaaaaaaaaaaaaaatacataaatttatttattttaaaacttaaaaatgtatatattatatgtatattatatatatatttatatatatatttataatattgataaatatttttttataaaagcaTAGGTCATTAATAATGGTccacatttatttttatatacgtGCCAGTTGAATGtttaacaaaatattttcacataaagagagaaaaaaaagagtaaaatatttaaaaaaataaaatagttcagttatataaaatatatttttgttctggaaatacatttaattatatattcaatgtctattaaatattttacatataaatggtatatatatatatatatatatatatgcattattatataatatttttatgtatatatcaatacaaatataaagaGAAAGAGAACAAAAATACTCATGTACACATTAGcatggaaaaaataatataatataataaaatatatatattatatataatatatatataatatattttttttttttttttattttaaatatataatttttatttactataaatatttatttctaattaataaagtatattataatatattacatgatacatattaaaaaattgatgagaatacttttaaaaattgtatataaaaaaatacaatttaaaaaaaaataaaaatttttatgtaaaatttttcatataggatataaaattaaaaaaaaaaaaaaaaaaatacatattaaaaataatatatattatatatgataaacagattaaaaaaaaaaaaataaatacaccCAGTTTAATTTaaactttaaaaaatttgtaaattttttattctttttttaattgttgtattttattattttatggtTTTTATtctgaataaataaaaaaaaataacatggtgatataatatatttttatttatatatataaaattttaaatatcttaataatttgtataaatatatattatatatatatatattaataatatattttatttatatatatatatatatatatatatatatgtattctaaatattatatataatatataaataaaatatatatattatttatatatatatatatatatatatataaattagatagttaaaaaaatattagataAACGTTGttactatataataatactttgttgtcattttttttatattgtcctcctatatatttttctatatatttctataatctgtttttttttttttttttttttttagtaattatggaaaagaatattatatataaatataagattgttttatttcttacattaattaagaaaatatgaaatgaaatatatagtcattaattttttctctccacatatataatatatatatagttactGATAATTttagtaaaatatatatgaaatagaatgaaataaaatattaatattttaaatatatttttttaatttttctatatttttattttattttattttttgttatgttttattattatgataaaataatattttatctatattCTCATGAATTTAAAgtcttttaaaattattcacaagtatatttttattccttGCACATTTAAAgggtgttttttttttttggtttttttgttgttcttataatattaaaatgtgtTAATAATTCCtcttattttgttttataaaaattatatatattattatttttttaatacaaatgaagaatatataatgattaacattttattttactatATGTTTTTATGTAAAGTCCATAGTCTGATATTTTAAAggttaaatattttatcttaacgaattatcatatgataagttaataatgtatatttattacattatatattttgattggCTTTAACAGGATATGAAAAAGATTCTACggttatatttctatattactaatatgtatatgaaaagggcataaatataaataaatcaatatataaatatatatacatataaatatatgtatgtatatttatatacacatatatttatatatttatatatatatatatatttaaattatctatgaatattaaacatttttataatatatatgtaaaataaaaaaacatccTGAACATATGAACacgttcataatttttttgaactaattgtttaattataaaataatgatttatatatgtatataatgcCATGttctattaataataaagtgAAGTTTgtgtttaaatataaaaaattataaaaaggaggcatataaatataaacatatatatatgtatatatatatatatatatatatatatatatatatatatttattatttttttttttttttttttttttttttttcttttggcTAGTTCACCAAACAAAAATcatcaataaaatatattattattattgtattaaattaaagtatatatatatatatatatatatatatatatatagaataaagGATAATGaaacattaaataatttttttagagAGAATtacacattttattttaatatattttaatatataaaaatgaataggGTGATATATTTGTAAAGAGCCAATTTTCTCCGCTCATCCTTTTAAGAGATATAATTTAAAGTTAGGAATgggaatatacatatataaatataaataaataaatatatacatatatatatatattccatatatatgtatctttCCTTCATAATCTGGGAAGAGGGGGAAAATGCTTTATTGCGGGCTATTGCATTTTTTGttagttttattatttttaaatttaagcATAAgatcaaaaatattaaacagcaatgatcatataaaatataatccaAGCCATATCTGCATAGGGAGGATAAAAAGAAAGTTTGcaaatgataattttttattaaataaaaaaattagaaattGTAGGAACTATGCAAAtgtttacaaaatatataataaaactaaAAAAAGAAGGGACTTAGAAAATTCGATTAATCCATTAAAGAGgtttaaaaaagaattcaCTTTTTTAAGTTCCCATGtgtgtaataaaatatatgaggtgaaagaaaaaaaaagaaaaaagaaaaaaatagattacgataatttttataaaaggaATATGCTAAATGTCGTAAAAATATGGAGAACAGAGAAACggaataattatgatatgtgtttatattttaagaacACAAATGTAAATGTGttatcaaatataaaaaataaatgtaaatattattttggaagaataaagaattatatagaaGAAGATAACatgttaaattttttttatatatgtaaaaatgtGTTATGGAAAAAGAGcatatttttcttaacaATATTTGTTATGATTAATAGTGCTATTATTAGTATAATAATT
It contains:
- a CDS encoding cysteine-rich PDZ-binding protein, putative; the protein is MPCEKCEQKLKKLPTPDVNNSFNRSFGSNKLLLYNNKQKFDNRKCKQCNSQLHVDGKYCSMCAYKLGKCHICGKTITDNSAHNMSII
- a CDS encoding dynamin-like protein; translation: METSMYNNLRKLINVIDELRDIGLQKYINLPRICVVGTQSSGKSSVLESIVGMDFLPRGEGIVTRRPIEFRLIHIKEDSEIKHWAVFENEKNKKYTDFNEVREQINRLTDELAGKNKGIIDEPIVLNIYSIKCPDLSLIDLPGITRVPLKNSDQTDDIERLTRDMALRYVKDPRTIILAVLPANADMSTSDALQIARKVDPKGLRTIGVITKIDLMDKGADASKMLLNDEINLRLGYTGVVNRSTADIKKGKTISQSLKDELEFFQKHPVYKKLPPSLYGTNSLTDKLTKVLLRHIKNFLPDIKVEINDKIRYINDKLYELGTNVPLDATKKTQLLWSMITDYCEIFKNTLKGKYDKRVQVFIENNDILCGLKVRTIFNEFLDEYVGKNVTSELTDNDIDDAICLHEGDSLPGFPSPDTFEFLILPHLKKINAPVFNCLDRVSQTLEILSQKIANRVLNRFPKLSEQVLELSQTILMREKENTQIILENYIDAETNYLFTNDASYLIEHGSIINAADDEQNENHNNTNNNNSSSYDYGLQHRNQNKRQQSNISNSNQDTLLSTSSKYYSNIMSDQEYNITGKAAKFVTSAQKSVMNIWNTKEKKKTRYNAQFIQEIRRRLDCYFNIVLRNVRDSVPKMIGYFLIRKLQEKMQFELYSDLNSEQKLYDLLNEPPNVVKEREHLNNQLEILKKANQVLLKDPNITSINLDLFDANYEQDLMDYQKSLKNANQYNHSSKHNPNMSQGSNANMNMYLNEGSSSMSKRNPMMHNRNMSPSSMNTNMMKQTSMLGQKMGNSPSSYMQQGHMNESKGKHLFEKEPMKKKVNYNPLFD